CGCGCCGACTACTCGGTGGCCGCCTACGCCAACGGCATGCGCGATCTGCTCAGCGTGCTCGACATCGACCGGGTCACCGTGATCGGCCATTCGCTCGGCGGCGGGGTGGCGATGCAATTCGCCTATCAGTTCCCGCAGTTCGTCGAGCGGCTGATCCTCGTCGGCGCCGGCGGGGTGACCAAGGACGTCAACATCGCGCTGCGGCTGGCCTCGCTGCCGCTGGGCAGCGAGGCGCTGGCGTTGCTGCGGCTACCGCTGGTGCTGCCGACGTTGCAGGCGGTGGGCCGGGTGGCCGGGACGGTGCTCGGCTCCACCGGTCTGGGCCGTGACCTTCCCGACGTGCTGCGGATCCTGGCCGACCTGCCCGAACCCACCGCGTCGTTGGCGTTCGCCCGCACCCTGCGCGCGGTGGTGGACTGGCGCGGCCAGGTGGTCACCATGCTCGACCGCTGCTATCTGACCCGGTCGATGCCGGTGCAGCTGATCTGGGGCACCCGTGACTCGGTGATCCCGGTCAGCCACGCCTTGATGGCCCACGCCGCGATGCCCGGCTCACAGCTGGAACTGTTCGAGAGATCGGGGCACTTCCCGTTCCACGACGACCCGGACCGCTTCGTGGAAGTGGTGCAACGGTTCATCGACGAGACCGAGCCCGCCGCCTACGACCAGGAATTCCTGCGCCAGCTGCTGCGCACCGGGCGCCCGGAGTCGTCGATCAGCGGTCCGGCCGAGACGCGCGAGGCGGTGCTGGAGGCGATGGACGCCGACGAGCGCAGCGCGACGTGACCGGCCCGGTCGGTGTCGCCCACGAGGCCCTGACCGGGAACCCCAGCCGCCGCGGGGGCTCCTGAACCGCCACGGGCACCCGAGCCGGCACGCACCGCGCCCGACACGAAGTAGCATCGGCGCCATGGCCATCGACGTGACCGTGCTGCGGGTGTTCACCGATTCCGAGGGTAACCACGGCAACCCGCTCGGAGTGGTCGACGCCGCGACGGTGCAACCCGGCGATCGGCAACGCATCGCTACCGAATTGGGTTTCAGCGAAACGATTTTCGTCGATCTTCCGCAGCCGGGTACCAGCACCGCGAGCGCGCACATCTACACCCCCGCGGTCCAGCTGCCGTTCGCCGGCCACCCCACCGTCGGCGCCGCCTGGTGGTTGCGCCAGCAGGGCACGCCGATCCACACCCTGCGGGTGCCGGCCGGAGTGGTTCAGGTGTCCTACGACGAGGACCTGACGTCGATCCGCGCCCGCGCCGAATGGGCGCCGGAACTGGCCATCCACGACCTGTCGTCGACCGAGGAGCTGCTCGCCGCCGACCCCAACGACTACGCCGACGGCGTCAGCCACTATCTGTGGACGTGGACCGACCGGGAACGCGGACAACTGCGGGCCCGCATGTTCGCCGACGGGCTCGGGGTGACCGAGGACGAGGCCACCGGGTCCGCGGCGGTGCGCATCACCGACTATCTGGCCCGCGACCTGACCGTCGTGCAGGGAAAGGGGTCGGTCATCTACACCGAATGGAACCCGGAGGGATGGGTGCGGGTCTCCGGTCGCGTGGTCGACGACGGCATCCGCCGGATCGACTGACGCACCCGCGCCGGGCGTCAGTTGGCGGTCGGCTGCGGTGACTTGCGGTGCTCGCGAAGCGCCTTGATCTCGCGCTCGAAGTCCTCGATCGAGTTGAAGCCGCGGTAGACCGACGCGAACCGCAGATAGGCCACCTCGTCGAGTTCCCGCAGCGGCCCCAGGATCGCCAGACCGACCTCGTGGCTGGGTACCTCGGGTGAACCGGTGGCCCGCACCGTGTCCTCGACCTGCTGGGCGAGCAGGTTCAGCGCGTCGTCGTCGACCTGCCGGCCCTGACAGGCCCGCCGCACGCCGTTGATGACCTTCTCCCGGCTGAACGGCTCGGTCACCCCGCTGCGCTTGACCACTGCCAACACCGCCGTCTCCACGGTGGTGAACCGCCTCCCGCACTGCGGGCACGATCTGCGCCGCCGAATCGCCTGACCCTCGTCGGTCTCACGGGAATCGACGACTCGGGAATCGGGGTGACGGCAGAACGGACAGTGCATCACCGCTCCTTCGCCACGCCAACAAACGACCAGTCCGACCGCCTTTGAGCGTACCCGCGCGCCGACACCGGGGCGCAGGTCCGGGTCGGTTGGCGTGTTGGCGAACGGTTTCGCCGTCACCGGCGGTGCGGCGCCGCGGCGCTGGTCGGCCATGGCGGATCGTCAGCCCACCGGGGCGATCAGCGTCTGTCCGGGATTCACCGTCGGCGACTCGAGCTGGTTCAGCTCGCGGATCTGCTCGACCACCTGGCCGACCGGGGCGTCCGGGGCGACCCGCCGGGCCACCTGATAGAGCGTCTCGCCGGCGTGCACCTGCACCACCGCCAATCGCCCCGGCGCCGGGGCGGATTCCCCGACCACGCCGCCGATCTGGGCGACCAGGCCCAGCCAGAGCGTGATCGCCGCGGCGACCAGCGCGAGCAACACGGTGGTGACCGGCGTGATCGGCCGCCGCCGCGAAGCGCGGGTCATCAACAGACCCGGCCCCCGGAAACGGACGGGTGCTCCCCCGCCGGTCCGCGGGTCCCGCGGCGATCGTCCGGGCCGCGGCGAGCCGACCACCATGCGCACCGGGCGGCGCGGGCCGACCCGCACCGGGCCGATCAGCCGCGGCTCGCGCCTCGGGGCGGTGGGCAGTGCGGTGTCGCGGCGGTATCCGGTCGCACGGCCCGCCACCGGGCGCGGCGCCGTCGCCCCAGCCGGACGCCGGCGCACCGGTCCGCGGGCCCCACCGGTGTGCTGCCCCCGTTGCCGGGTGTCGAGGATCGTCATGTTCTCCTCCAAACCTTCTCGCGGTCGTGTCGGTCGTCTGGCGTCCGGTAAGGGCTGTCGAATCGGCTCCGGTACGGATACCAGTTTCGCTAATGTGTTCGAACTCTACTCGCTCATGTGTTCGATTCATAGAACATGTGATCGAACTGTTGCCTGACGATAGGACAGCCCGCCGACAACTCCGGACGGGCCGGATCTCGATTCCGACACGCCTCGAACAAATGTTTGATAAACACGCGCCCGGCGGCTACATTCGGCGCCATGGACTCCAGCACCGAAAACCCGGGCGACGGCGACGACATCGGGGGTGGCCGCGGACCGGACACCGGTCTGACCGAGCGGCAGCGCACGATTCTCGAGGTCATCCGCCAGTCGGTGACCACGCGGGGATACCCGCCCAGCATCCGTGAGATCGGCGACGCCGTGGGGCTGACGTCCACCTCGTCGGTCGCCCACCAGTTGCGGACGCTGGAGCGAAAGGGCTACCTGCGGCGCGATCCCAACCGGCCGCGGGCGGTCGACGTGCGCGGCGTGGACGATCCAACCAGACCGCTGGTCAGCACCGACGTCGCCGGATCCGATGCGCTACCCGAGCCGACCTACGTTCCGGTGCTCGGCCGGATCGCCGCGGGCGGGCCGATCCTGGCCGAGGAGGCGGTCGAGGACGTCTTCCCGCTCCCCCGCGAACTCGTCGGCGAGGGATCGCTGTTCCTGCTCAAGGTCGTCGGCGACTCGATGGTCGACGCCGCCATCTGCGACGGCGACTGGGTCGTGGTACGCCAGCAGAACGTCGCCGACAACGGCGACATCGTGGCCGCGATGATCGACGGCGAGGCCACCGTGAAGACGTTCAAGCGCACCCGCGGCCAGGTCTGGCTGATGCCGCACAACCCCGCCTACGACCCGATCCCGGGCAACGACGCGGCGATCCTCGGCAAGGTCGTGACCGTCATCCGCAAGATCTAGCCGGCCCCGGCGATCCGCCGGAGCCGCTCACTCGTCCTCGCTACCGGCCTCACCGCCCGGCTGAAAGCCGTTGGCTTGCGCGAGTTCGGCTGTGGCGAACCAGATCTCGGGCTGCACCTCGGCGTAGCCGGGATCGCCCGGGGCCCAGAACCGCCCGGCACTGGCGCTGGCCTTGACCGGATAACCCTCCGGCGGCTCGTCGCCCGCATTGGGATCGGCCAGTACGAACGCCGTTCGCAACATCTGCGGTTCGTCCTCGTCGTCCTCGATCCGGGCGTGCCGGCCCGTGTCGCGCAGCGGGTCACGCCGGGGCGGGGCCTGCGGTTCGGGGATCACCCGGGTCGGCGCGGTGTCGACGTCGTCGGGGTTCTCGTCGTCCTCGAACGTCCCCGTGTCGAAGGCACCCCGGTCCGGAACCGCGGACATCGGCGCCTCCGCCGCCGTCTCGGGCTCGGCCGCCGTTCCCGGCGGCGCGCCGACGACGTCGTGCTCCACCCCGAAGTCGGGACCGGCCTCCGGGGCGGGTGCGGTGAAACCCTGCCCGGTGGCGGCGGCACCGACGGCACCGGCGGAAGCCGCCGGACCGAACGCACCGGCCCGGCTCCCCTGGATCGGGGCGCTCCACGGATCGACCTCGGGCAGCGAGGGCTCCGAATGCGGGGCCAGCGCGCCGAGGCCCTCCTGCGCGTAGCGGTCCCCGAACAGCCGGGCGGCCTCATCGGCCGGAACCGGCTGCGGCGTGCCCTCGCCGTCGTACGACGCCTCGGGCTCACCGCCGAACTCCTCGTCGTCGGCGTCGTAGTCGTCGGCGAACGGGTCCTCCCCACCCCCGCGCCGCCGGCGCAGGACCGCGAACAGCACCAGCGCGATCAGCACCAGCAGCGGAATCAGGGCGAGCAGCCACCACCAACTGCCGGCGAACCGGCCCTCGTCGTCGGTATCGGCGGCCGCCGGGCCCGCGGTCGACTCGGATCCGGCGTAGCCGGGCACCTCCAGCCCGCTGAGCTGATCGGCCAGCTCGGCGGGCTCGGTGGTGAACGTGTTGGTCGTGCGGTTCCACGACACGTTGCCGCCGGTGAACGTCTGGGTGATGACGTCACCGTTCTCGCTCTGGTCGGCGGTGGGGGCGCCGAGCGGTCCGGCCGCGCCGCCCAGGCGGTCCCAGGCGGCGGCCATCGCGCCGCGCACGATCACCGCACCGTGGTCGGGGGTCCAGAAGATGACCGGTCCGTCCTCGGCCGCGAAGCGAGCCATCCGGCTTTCGGTGGCGAAGCCGCCGTCGGTCTCTCCGGAGATCGGGAAACCCAGGTCGCCCGCGGGCCCGCCGACGCTCTCGTACTTCTGCAGCAGCTGGCCGGTCAGCACGCGAGCACCGGTCTCGGGGGTGTAGAAGATCTTCCCGCCGGCGAACTTCTGCACCAGCCCGTTCGCGCCGATCGGCTCCGGCGGGCCCTCCGCCTTGCCCAGCGGGCCGAGCGGACCGCCGGCGGCGCGGCGCGCCGCGTTGATCGCGCTGACCGGGTCGTCGGGCACCGCCAACCCTTCCAGCTGGCCGGCCACCTCCGGCGGCACCGTGGTGAACGTCTTCTCCTCGAGGTTGTAGGTCAGCTCACCGCCGGTGAACTTCTGGCTGACCAGGTCGCCGTGGTAGACCTCGTCCTCGGCCGGCACCCCCAGCACACCGGTGGAGCCGCCCAGCCGGTCCCAGGCCGCGTTGATCGCGCCGCGCACCACCCGCGCCCCGGTTTCGGGCGTGAAGAAGATGACCGGGTTGTCCGGCGCGCTGAACGTGACGTTCAGGCTGCCCGGGGCGCGCCCCGGCGACTCGTCGATGGTCGGAAATCCGAGATCGCCGTCGGCCGGCCCGCCGAGCGACTCGTACTTCTCCAGAATCGCGCCCTGAACGAAATGTGCGCCGGTTTGCGGCGTGAAGAATATCTTGCCTCGCGCGAAGTCCTGCGCAAAACCGTCACCGACCCGGTAGACGTCGCCCTGCCGGGGCCCGAGCGGCCCGATCTCACCGCCGCTGGCCTGCCACGTCGCGTTGATCGCGTCGTTGGCCTCGACCTCGGGCTGGGCCGCCGCCGACGGGGCGAGCAACACCGCCGCCAACGCCAGCAGCGAACCGACAACCATTCGCTGGATTACTGCTCTGCGCCGGGTCCTTCGCCCGCTCATTCATCCTCCTGCGGTCGGCGCAAATTCGTGAACCGTTCCGCGCCCTTCAGTTGAAACGTCACCGGTCTGCACAGAAAATACCCGGCAATACGAAAATCTCCGGTATCTGACCGTATTGAAGAGCAAGTTTTGTCGATTTGTGTCCCGCCGGGTGTAGGCCCCGCCGCCGAACTGCGGTGATCGAATCATTGCGTAGGCGAACGAATCGTGGTCCGTTCCAGCCGGTGTGCGGACGGACGCCCAGTCGCCGTCGACCCCTAGACTCGTCCATCGTGGCCGCCGCCAAGACCAGCCTCACGCATTGGGGCGCCTTCCGTGCCCGCGTCGCCGACGGTGACATCGCCGCCGTCGCACCGGTGCACACCAGCGACCCGTCTCCCCTGCTGGGCAACCTCGTGGGTTCGGTGCGCCACCGCAGCCGCGTCACCACCCCGGCGGTCCGGCGCGGGTGGCTGCGCGACGGCCCCGGTCCGACCGACCGGCGCGGGGCCGACGAGTTCGTTCCGGTGTCATGGGATTACCTCACCGAACTGCTCGCCGACGAGTTGCGCAGGGTCATTGACACCCACGGCAACGAGGCCATCTACGGCGGTTCGTACGGCTGGGCCAGCGCCGGCCGCTTCCACCACGCCCAGAGCCAGGTGCACCGCTTCCTGAACTGCATTGGCGGATACACCTTTTCGCGTCACTCGTACAGCCTCGGCGCTACCGGGGTGATCATGCCGCGGGTGGTCGGCACCCACGATAACCTGTTCAAACGCTCCACCGAGTGGCAGGTGATCGTCGAGAACACCGATTTGCTGGTGTGTTTCGGTGGACTCGCGCTGAAGAACACCGCCGTCAACGACGGCGGTACCACCGCGCATCCGGCCCGCGACGCGCTGCAACGGTTCCGCGCGCGCGGCGGGCGGATCGTCTCGTTCTCCCCGTTACGCGACGACGTCGACGGCGAATGCGAGTGGTACGCACCGATACCGGGCACCGACGTGGCGATCATGCTCGCGCTGGCCCACGTGCTGGCCACCGAGGGGCTGCTCGACCGCGATTTCCTGGACACCTACTGCACCGGATACGACCGCTTCGAACGCTATCTGCTCGGCCGCGACGACGGCGTGCCGAAATCGCCGGGCTGGGCGGAGCCGATCTGCGGGGTGCCCGCCGACGACCTGGTGCGGCTGGCCCGCCGGATGGCCGCCGGCCGCACCCTGGTCACCGTCAGCTGGTCGCTGCAGCGCACCCGCTACGGCGAGCAGGCGCCGTGGATGGGCGTGACCCTGGCGGCGATGCTCGGCCAGATCGGCCTGCCGGGCGGCGGATTCGGGCACGGTTACGGGTCGATGAACGAACCGGGGCTGGCCCCGCTGCGGTGCCGGCTGCCGTCACTTCCGCAGGGCGTCAACCCGGTTCGCACGTTCATTCCGGTCGCCGCGATCAGCGATATGCTGCTGCGCCCCGGTGAACAGTTCGACTACAACGGCCTGCGGCTGACCTATCCCGACATCCGGCTGGTGTACTGGGCCGGCGGCAACCCGTTCCACCACCACCAGAACATTCCGCGGCTGCGGCGTGCGCTGGCCCGGGTGGACACCGTGGTGGTGCACGATCCGTACTGGACCCCGATGGCCAAACACGCCGACATCGTGGTGCCGTCGACGACCGCCTACGAACGCGACGACTTCTCCGGTTCGCACACCGATCCGCTTCTGGTGGCGATGCCCGCGCTGACCGAACCGTACGCGCAGGCGCGCGACGACTACAGCACCTTCGCCGCACTGGCCGAGCGGATGGGGGTCGGCGAACGGTTCACCGAGGGCCGCACCGCCTGGCAGTGGCTGCGGCATCTGTACCGGACCTGGGCCGAACAACTGGATTTCGAGGTGCCGACCTTCGACGAGTTCTGGCGCCGCGGCCATCTCCGGTTGCCGACGCAGACCGGGCTGACGTTGTTCGCCGATTTCCGCGCCGACCCGCAGCGGCACCGGCTGAACACCCCCAGCGGACGCATCGAGATCTTCTCCGCCGACATCGACGGGTTCGGCTATCCCGACTGCGCCGGTCATCCCAAGTGGTACGAGCCGCCGGAGTGGCTGCGCGGTCCGCGGGCCGCCCGCTATCCGCTGGTGCTGCTGGCGAACCAGCCTG
The window above is part of the Mycolicibacterium hassiacum DSM 44199 genome. Proteins encoded here:
- a CDS encoding alpha/beta fold hydrolase, encoding MVARKPDLRPVRELTPRLEFRTIHGYRRAFRIAGSGPAILLIHGIGDNSTTWGSVQSKLAQRFLTIAPDLLGHGRSDKPRADYSVAAYANGMRDLLSVLDIDRVTVIGHSLGGGVAMQFAYQFPQFVERLILVGAGGVTKDVNIALRLASLPLGSEALALLRLPLVLPTLQAVGRVAGTVLGSTGLGRDLPDVLRILADLPEPTASLAFARTLRAVVDWRGQVVTMLDRCYLTRSMPVQLIWGTRDSVIPVSHALMAHAAMPGSQLELFERSGHFPFHDDPDRFVEVVQRFIDETEPAAYDQEFLRQLLRTGRPESSISGPAETREAVLEAMDADERSAT
- a CDS encoding PhzF family phenazine biosynthesis protein, coding for MAIDVTVLRVFTDSEGNHGNPLGVVDAATVQPGDRQRIATELGFSETIFVDLPQPGTSTASAHIYTPAVQLPFAGHPTVGAAWWLRQQGTPIHTLRVPAGVVQVSYDEDLTSIRARAEWAPELAIHDLSSTEELLAADPNDYADGVSHYLWTWTDRERGQLRARMFADGLGVTEDEATGSAAVRITDYLARDLTVVQGKGSVIYTEWNPEGWVRVSGRVVDDGIRRID
- the nrdR gene encoding transcriptional regulator NrdR codes for the protein MHCPFCRHPDSRVVDSRETDEGQAIRRRRSCPQCGRRFTTVETAVLAVVKRSGVTEPFSREKVINGVRRACQGRQVDDDALNLLAQQVEDTVRATGSPEVPSHEVGLAILGPLRELDEVAYLRFASVYRGFNSIEDFEREIKALREHRKSPQPTAN
- a CDS encoding LysM peptidoglycan-binding domain-containing protein, whose amino-acid sequence is MTILDTRQRGQHTGGARGPVRRRPAGATAPRPVAGRATGYRRDTALPTAPRREPRLIGPVRVGPRRPVRMVVGSPRPGRSPRDPRTGGGAPVRFRGPGLLMTRASRRRPITPVTTVLLALVAAAITLWLGLVAQIGGVVGESAPAPGRLAVVQVHAGETLYQVARRVAPDAPVGQVVEQIRELNQLESPTVNPGQTLIAPVG
- the lexA gene encoding transcriptional repressor LexA; amino-acid sequence: MDSSTENPGDGDDIGGGRGPDTGLTERQRTILEVIRQSVTTRGYPPSIREIGDAVGLTSTSSVAHQLRTLERKGYLRRDPNRPRAVDVRGVDDPTRPLVSTDVAGSDALPEPTYVPVLGRIAAGGPILAEEAVEDVFPLPRELVGEGSLFLLKVVGDSMVDAAICDGDWVVVRQQNVADNGDIVAAMIDGEATVKTFKRTRGQVWLMPHNPAYDPIPGNDAAILGKVVTVIRKI
- a CDS encoding LGFP repeat-containing protein, coding for MSGRRTRRRAVIQRMVVGSLLALAAVLLAPSAAAQPEVEANDAINATWQASGGEIGPLGPRQGDVYRVGDGFAQDFARGKIFFTPQTGAHFVQGAILEKYESLGGPADGDLGFPTIDESPGRAPGSLNVTFSAPDNPVIFFTPETGARVVRGAINAAWDRLGGSTGVLGVPAEDEVYHGDLVSQKFTGGELTYNLEEKTFTTVPPEVAGQLEGLAVPDDPVSAINAARRAAGGPLGPLGKAEGPPEPIGANGLVQKFAGGKIFYTPETGARVLTGQLLQKYESVGGPAGDLGFPISGETDGGFATESRMARFAAEDGPVIFWTPDHGAVIVRGAMAAAWDRLGGAAGPLGAPTADQSENGDVITQTFTGGNVSWNRTTNTFTTEPAELADQLSGLEVPGYAGSESTAGPAAADTDDEGRFAGSWWWLLALIPLLVLIALVLFAVLRRRRGGGEDPFADDYDADDEEFGGEPEASYDGEGTPQPVPADEAARLFGDRYAQEGLGALAPHSEPSLPEVDPWSAPIQGSRAGAFGPAASAGAVGAAATGQGFTAPAPEAGPDFGVEHDVVGAPPGTAAEPETAAEAPMSAVPDRGAFDTGTFEDDENPDDVDTAPTRVIPEPQAPPRRDPLRDTGRHARIEDDEDEPQMLRTAFVLADPNAGDEPPEGYPVKASASAGRFWAPGDPGYAEVQPEIWFATAELAQANGFQPGGEAGSEDE
- a CDS encoding molybdopterin guanine dinucleotide-containing S/N-oxide reductase, giving the protein MAAAKTSLTHWGAFRARVADGDIAAVAPVHTSDPSPLLGNLVGSVRHRSRVTTPAVRRGWLRDGPGPTDRRGADEFVPVSWDYLTELLADELRRVIDTHGNEAIYGGSYGWASAGRFHHAQSQVHRFLNCIGGYTFSRHSYSLGATGVIMPRVVGTHDNLFKRSTEWQVIVENTDLLVCFGGLALKNTAVNDGGTTAHPARDALQRFRARGGRIVSFSPLRDDVDGECEWYAPIPGTDVAIMLALAHVLATEGLLDRDFLDTYCTGYDRFERYLLGRDDGVPKSPGWAEPICGVPADDLVRLARRMAAGRTLVTVSWSLQRTRYGEQAPWMGVTLAAMLGQIGLPGGGFGHGYGSMNEPGLAPLRCRLPSLPQGVNPVRTFIPVAAISDMLLRPGEQFDYNGLRLTYPDIRLVYWAGGNPFHHHQNIPRLRRALARVDTVVVHDPYWTPMAKHADIVVPSTTAYERDDFSGSHTDPLLVAMPALTEPYAQARDDYSTFAALAERMGVGERFTEGRTAWQWLRHLYRTWAEQLDFEVPTFDEFWRRGHLRLPTQTGLTLFADFRADPQRHRLNTPSGRIEIFSADIDGFGYPDCAGHPKWYEPPEWLRGPRAARYPLVLLANQPATRLHSQLDGGATSQASKVQGREPMRMNPKDAAVRGLVDGDVVRVFNDRGACLAGVVIDERVRENVVQLSTGAWYDPADPADPDAMCVHGNPNVLTDDSGTSSLAHGCTGAHTLVQVEKFVGEPPPVRAHEPPVLVSEPDAR